The Cannabis sativa cultivar Pink pepper isolate KNU-18-1 chromosome 8, ASM2916894v1, whole genome shotgun sequence genomic interval ATGGCCAAAAGGTCAATATTTATAGAAAGATAAAAAATGCATGGTGTaggtaataaatttaaatattgttatCCAGAAAAGCAGTGATGAAAGGCAATGTCTGATTCAAAATCCCCTTTGGACACCCAAGGTCTTAAATATACCACAAGAACCATGTTTTTAGGATAGACCTTATCTCTACAATCCTTCACCCATTCCCTCTGTCACATCTCCACCATGAATATTTTGATTTCACTATAACTAAGGGAATccattactttatttatttattaattttttttttttaaaaaaaaaaaaaaactttcaatgttctcttgtaattttttttccttcaaaaagTTAATATGTCTGAACCCATACATTTTCACGGATAATTTATCTTTTATAAAGTTATAATcaacattatatgtatattagctaattaaggaattttatataaaagcatgcagtttattattttgaaaatattgcTATTAGGGGTGTGAGTTAAGCTGTCCAATACTATACTAATGTAACCGAATGTGaatagttagtaattttttatattatttatcaaattaaaatgtGAGAGATCTAATATTAAATTGCACTATACAGCAGCTCTTTTCGGACATTTTGTTATTTGCACCTAAGGTGCCTCGTCATTTCTTTGATTTGAaagtctattttattattttattttgtatagatacatatgtttaatttataattttgaaaatttatcaaattttattagaaCAATATGTATACATTTTCTAACAAAGTATATGAAGACAAGATTAAAAAATTACTGAAACTAATACAATGTGAaagaattttctttttaaaaaaattattagagtaaattttaaatgttaaaatttcttttttctttttttaatattggggtatactttttataattttttgggATGTAATATAATGcccatttttttaatatatatttatatatatatgaaataaataataataaatattctctTAGTAGCTCCACTGTTGTTAATGCATGCCGACCCAATAGTGATATATATTGGTCCAATATTTATAAGATGTCCACTCGTTTTGATAAAGagaatttattgttttatttatgtttatttcaAACCACATTGACTCTTgtaataataacataaatacTATTGATCGCTCAGGCTCAGCTAATAACAAGGGACAAACTAAATCAACTGGTAAAGAAtaggattatatatataacgATAACATGTATTGGACCACGTGGCAACCAGTTATAAAATTAAACCATGCAAATGAAACGACTTAATTATAGAGGTTATTAAGAAGCATGGATCTTCCTTTGgacatacataaatatattcTGTGAGAAAATTGATGGAGAGGTAACTAAAGAAAATGATCTGGAGCGTCGAAACCTGATCTTCAAAGGGTGAAGCTGTGGTTTAGTGGTATTTCGCTTTCGTTATCTGTTTTGGAGTGAAAAATTGTGGGGTATAAACTATATACCAAAACACCATAATTTTTAGGTTGCACAATGTCGACTGCTGCTTCTATCCACAGCTGGTGTCTCACCTCCACCTCCACCACCGTCTCTCCTTCTAACTctcttaaaaataataaacccaCCACATTACGACCATGCGCTAGGCTtggctcttcttcttctccttcttctcctACTCCTCCTCCTAGTCTCATCCAAAACAAGCCCGTTTTCGCAGCTCCTTCTCCTATCATCAACCCAACTACTTgggtaatataattaattaattaactaatattCATCAtgcatttattattaatttttattgtaataacttatatatatatttgtggtCTTTGTTTCATTAATATGatcaaggaaaaaagaaaaaaaattggagGGGTACGTGTATGTACGTGTGCTTTTGgtattttaatatgcatgaaACTTTTACATTTTCACAATTAAAACAGTGTTGTTTTTGGCTTTTAAGGCAAAGATAATACCTTTGTGGAGCTATCAAGCAACTAACcattttaagtatataaatacGTACGTGGCCGGTAGTGACTGGCTTATACTAACCACGTTGGTTTATTTGACGTGGCAGTTCTTGATTGGCTCCCATTTTTTAGTAGTGAAACGTGTATGGTTATACACGCAGTTCCATTTGGATATTTTGTTTCCCCATTTATAACTTTCTACTAATATAATACGAACTACTTATTATATCCGCTATATATATGTAAGCAAGCAAAATATTCTTAAACAGAATATAAGTTTcacggaaaaaaaaaaaaaggaatggtCCACATTAGACCAAAGATCTAAGAAAAAAGGGGAACTGTATCTGTAGTACTTGGCTAAAGTTTAATGTAATATTAGCTtactgtatatatatagctaGGTACTTAATTAGTAATAATTGATATAAATACTACTATATATATCTATGTACTTAATCTCTATTAATTAAGCAGTACataatttctttttgttttaattattcaacTACAGAACGAAGACATGGGAAAGGATTACGAGGAGGCCATTGCATCTCTTCAGAAGCTTCTCAAGTAAAAACATTTTGATGATATACAATATCCCTTTTCATTTTGACAAGTATCATGACTTAAaagattaaattattatataattattaatttgcaGTGAAAATGGAGAATTAAAAACTACAGCAGCTTCGAAAGTGGAGCAAATAACAGCAGAATTACAGACCCCAGCTGATGGCAAAATAGGAGGGTATGATGCAGTTGAGAGAATGAAGACTGGCTTTGTTAAATTCAAGAAGGAGAAATATGAGTAAGTATACTCATTTAATCTAGCTTATTATATATgtcttttataataatttttaatttgtttagaTTATAGTAAGTACTCAATAatatcttattaatttcttaattttgtgTAACTACAGAACAAACCCAGCTCTGTACGCTGAACTTTCCAAAGGCCAAAGCCCCAaggtaataattaataataataatataacctatatataaattataaattataatgtaTCATGTATATATTCTATAATTGCTGTATAATTATTATTGCAGTTTATGGTATTTGCCTGCGGAGACTCTCGGGTTTGCCCATCGCATGTTCTAGATTTCCAGCCAGGAGAGGCTTTTGTGATTCGTAATGTTGCTAACTTGGTCCCACCATACGACCAGGTAGTCTCTCTAttcctttcttttcttttcttttcttttcttttcttttcttttcttttggatGTAAAGCTTAATTAGTAATTAGAGTAGTGTGTAGTTATTATATTGTCTTCAATAATGTATAAAGCTAATGAATTTGGTTTTTGTTGCAACACAGACCAAGTACGCTGGAACTGGATCTGCTATCGAGTTCGCTGTTCTGCATCTTAAGgtactaaattaattattactatCTACAACCATGTTTTGTTTGTAATGGCCactgtttatttattttgttttttaatttgggGTACGTATGTTATATGTGCAGGTGAGTTACATTGTAGTGATTGGTCACAGTGCTTGTGGTGGTATTAAGGGGCTTATGTCTATCCCAGATGATGGAGCTACCTCCACGTAAGATGACACTacttgtataaatatatacatacaaacataagctaaaataaattattaatattgatgaaatatAAATATGCAGGGACTTCATTGAAGACTGGGTTAAAATTGGGTTGCCTGCTAAGAACAAGGTCAAATCATCCTTGGGCAGTGCACCTTTCTCAGAACTCTGTGGATGCTGTGAAAAGGTAatgatcattttattttattttttagtttttggattaattattatttaataataatgaaaatgttGATTATATTTTTGGAATGTGATATTATTGCAGGAGGCAGTGAACACATCCCTCGGAAACCTTCTTACCTATCCTTATGTAAGAGATGGTTTGGTGAACAAAACTCTTGCATTGAAGGGTGGTTACTATGACTTTGTTAATGGAACATTTGAGCTTTGGGGACTTGACTTTGGCCTTTCTCCTTCTGTCTCCGTATGACTTCAGTACTACTTCATCAACCATTATCAATATCATCACTATCTGCAATTATCCATCTTCCTTTCctaatttctatatatatatatatattttaattactttaatttgttcttaaaaaagaaaaatgtatcCAAGTGAGAGTTATATGGGGGTTTGCATTTGCAATCAATAATAAACTTGGAAAGAGAGACCCTTTTTAGTggctctttttctttttttcatacaaaagctttctttcttcttatttatttaatagcTTCATTTACAATGATATATAGGTAATTAATGATGAGAAGATCATCTATCCAAATCACAAAGGACCAATTAATATTCATTAGtgcatttttctctttttctttttccctttttttctctttgttagGTTAAGGATGTGGCCACCATACTTCATTGGAAGCTCTAGGGGACATGGTTAGATCGGTCATCCCCCTTCCCTGCCAAAGAAGAGGCtctctttaattaattaaatctcacATTATTATGTGATGATGAGTACTCAAACTAAAAGTGGGGTTCTGTAACCAAATTAATAAGCCTCTGTTTTGAGAGAGTTGggtgtaactttttttttccccTCATCCCCAATAAGCTCCTTTTACATATTTTCAGCTACCATTATCTTTCTCCACTAGAGTTATATGATTTCAGCAAAAGCTTCAACTTAAAAGGTCATAAGAAACTACTAGACCATTTAAAGGATAAACTAACATATATAACTATAATCAAACAAATTAAGAAAACcttcataataataatgttgGGTGTTATTTTcccaaataaaatatatattaaaaatattaaaaaaaaataagattttggGTGCCTTTGCAAAGTAccaaatttagatttttctttACCTTCATAGTTTATCATCTACTCTACCACATCCTTATCCTTTGTCATAAAAAGGACAGCTTGTACCTTAAAATAAGAGAAGAACTATGTTTGACATTTTAACCGAAAACATATCCAAAACAAAAGAATGAAACCTACTCGTACACagttagccaaaaaaaaaaacaaaaaaagaccTATTGGTACACTCTCTCACAACAAATAAGAAGTGAGATCATcactagttcataaaaatgtACCCTCTATGTAATTAAAACACAAATAACTCATCCTAGCATTTGTGTTTGATCATTTACTCAGCACACACTCTAAGAACactaacaaaataaacatggacctaattcatatcataacGATCATCAATAGTAGATCAGCTTAAATTTTGACTAATCATAAACTCTTGTTCATAGTTTCTTTaattcactcgttaaagtttctcaaaaaagatgattcttacaacttttGTTTAGAGAATCTAATAATGTGAATGGTTGGGAATATGAACTACAATTATGGAATCTTGACTATCCTAACAGATCGAATGTTAGTTCTCTTTAAGTGTCAATTCTGAGACTGAAAAGTTGTGCACAAATTTAGATGGGATCTAAATTATACTTCAACTAGTTAATTAATGGTACTAAAGGATAAAGaagtaattagaaaaataaaacgctaatttgaccaaaactaattacgaaCCAACACATGGAGGACTAATCAGTGGAATTAATTATATCAATGGACATTTCACTAAAACTCActaatataattctataattactaagagttcgattctatatttatagtggagtaatcatggaattaataaacaaagattATTTGGTTGTTGAGACtcaataaataatctagtttattggaACTTAAAATTATAGGTTCATGGTCCCCGAATTGCCTCCTTGAATTACTGTCAAGGGAAGGGATAAAGAGTTGTATAATGTTGttcgaaaaaatatattttgaattggaaaaatatGTGAAAAGTCACAAACCACGCAGTCAATTGGTTATAGATGAAATACAAAAATGGGCAGATTTGTGACCCAACAATTCCAGCACCATTAGTTGAATGACTGACAACGATTACCACTACTCCTGAAAAGGAAACCCATGTACATCGTCATAGTGGGAGGATTGTGAGACAACTTGTTTGCTATGAACATGAAGTGTTGGATTAAAAAATCctttgtgggcacatatgtataatgtatatgctattataaagtgtgatacgaaattaagtgaccaattatgttatgggtatcaaaagggtattaaagtgtcatggaattaatgtgtagataccataagttaatttataatttgttgaggggccaaattataaatacccaagagttattctaagatgactctataaataggtagtggtccccaagaaacactagggtttctgtattctctccttccccatcagagaaaatacctaagaaaatagtgtattcttggaagatcaaaaccttctctgcaatctccaacaatggcttcaggttagtgcttccgctcatattttatcatcttcttcttctttaatttagcaaaggctttatagatttatgatttagggttttctatattaaagcacttttaggaatatgtttggatctgtgatttatatatttcttaagtgttttataaaccctaacaagtggtatcagagccacctttgttgaattaattgaagatctgatgatttttgtttatgaaatttggggattttaaaaattagggttttaatttttctttaaataatattgtGCTGCAGTATTTGGCAGTTTTAGTTtcaatgtataaatatatatattgaattttttggtTGATATTGAAAAATTTTGATTCATGAATACATGATATATTCTGATTGGTGTTATGTATCATTGATTGGAAATTCAGTATTGTTTATATTCTTTGATCGGCGTTGTTTGCTTCAATGTTAAGTGTACTGATATGTATATCTTTAGAATTAATTTCGGTGTGTGTATACATCATAATATCATTATGTAATTGCCGATTTTTATATGGATTCAAAGATGccgatttatatatatattttatgttggcTTCAGTAATCAACTTttccgttttttttttttgttttgttctgGTTATTGATAGAATAAGAAGTATATATATGATACGTTTATATATATGCGTTACTCTAATTAAAGCCCCAACCCAAAATAAATTAGATTGATTCTTGTTTAGCTTAAGCGTTTGAGCACATATATGTTTTATTAAAGATTaagcatatttatatataatgtgtttcagtactgtataatatatatatgtgatagtatattttagtaaatatatattttgtgcaaacaatttaattcaaattttggtgttggtttatgactaatattttaagtaaattaattgaaacaatatgtcgccaaagtgacctcttttgtgtagattaatttatttaaatattaggatGGTTGTATGTTTGTAATTGATGCTTATATTGACTAGCCCAAAGGTAAGTAAATATTTTGCTAGATTTCAAACATACCTGTAGCGATAAATGTGTGACgattataaggtattttgtgtgaGCAATACGTTAGTCCAAAGATTGACCTATTGTTTGGCACagttttattgtcaatatttgattgctacaccaagagtaccgcttacagttaatattactgtccaaagacttgatattaatgtgtgtttggtatcttgagatgggattaaccaatttttgaatttattgtttaattatgcatattaatgtgagcttattttatttgttctatATTCAGCTAGTTCATCTTCTCGTCGCTTCAATATCTCGCTAACATTAATTCTATTCCTATGCTTAATGGGACCAATTTCAAGGATTGGAAAAGGAACCTACTTATAGTTAGGGATGTATGGATTTAGACCATGCACTAAGGAATGAACAACTGCACCTCTCACTAAGGAAAGTTCCCATGATGATAAAAAGGAATTTGAGAGTTGGGATCGTTCAAATCGCATGAgtctaatgattatgaaaca includes:
- the LOC115701247 gene encoding carbonic anhydrase 2, with protein sequence MSTAASIHSWCLTSTSTTVSPSNSLKNNKPTTLRPCARLGSSSSPSSPTPPPSLIQNKPVFAAPSPIINPTTWNEDMGKDYEEAIASLQKLLNENGELKTTAASKVEQITAELQTPADGKIGGYDAVERMKTGFVKFKKEKYETNPALYAELSKGQSPKFMVFACGDSRVCPSHVLDFQPGEAFVIRNVANLVPPYDQTKYAGTGSAIEFAVLHLKVSYIVVIGHSACGGIKGLMSIPDDGATSTDFIEDWVKIGLPAKNKVKSSLGSAPFSELCGCCEKEAVNTSLGNLLTYPYVRDGLVNKTLALKGGYYDFVNGTFELWGLDFGLSPSVSVKDVATILHWKL